A window of Methanobacteriaceae archaeon contains these coding sequences:
- a CDS encoding nucleotidyltransferase domain-containing protein, with translation MNNRLEIAREFADAINSDKIIKIIVFGSVARGDDHDDSDIDILILSNQRENIEQVVDDEIARIMYDKQELISAHIMDEEFFNQTKNFSFLSSVLKEGVVIG, from the coding sequence ATGAATAATAGATTGGAGATTGCTCGTGAGTTTGCAGATGCTATAAATTCTGATAAAATCATTAAAATAATTGTTTTTGGTTCTGTGGCTCGTGGGGATGATCATGATGATTCAGATATTGATATTTTAATATTATCTAATCAAAGAGAAAATATTGAGCAAGTAGTTGATGATGAAATTGCTCGTATTATGTATGACAAGCAGGAATTGATTTCTGCTCATATAATGGATGAAGAATTTTTCAATCAAACAAAGAATTTCTCATTTTTAAGTTCTGTATTAAAAGAGGGTGTTGTCATTGGATGA
- a CDS encoding nucleotidyltransferase domain-containing protein, which produces MNNRIEVAREFAEAINCDKIEKIILFGSVARGDDYEDSDIDILIVSNYRDEIWSKIADEIAWFVYDKQEVVSAHVISEDQFNSTRDHSFLTNVLNDGVVI; this is translated from the coding sequence ATGAATAATAGAATAGAAGTTGCTCGTGAGTTTGCAGAAGCTATTAATTGTGACAAAATTGAAAAAATCATATTATTTGGTTCTGTTGCTCGTGGTGATGATTATGAAGATTCAGATATTGATATTTTAATTGTTTCTAATTATCGTGATGAAATTTGGTCTAAAATTGCTGATGAAATTGCATGGTTTGTCTATGATAAACAAGAAGTAGTTTCAGCTCATGTAATTAGTGAAGATCAGTTTAATTCAACAAGAGACCATTCTTTTTTAACTAATGTTTTAAATGATGGTGTTGTAATATGA
- the argH gene encoding argininosuccinate lyase, with the protein MDNIRNGRFKTGMTDEATLYTSSLEADKLLFEADIKTNFAHTSMLKHEGIVDEEIADKILCALDSLKQEGYDALVFDHSVEDVHMAIENYVTSKIGPDAGFMHTAKSRNDQVACDVRLVLREEIINIQIGILEFMEGLVEMAGNHMEDVFIGFTHLQHAQPITIAHHLMAHVQALKRDYERLADTYKRVNLNPLGSAAMATTSFPINRQLTTDLLGFDAYLENSMDGVSARDFIAESVFDFVSLCTTLSKICEELVLWSTYEFGVIEMADEYSSTSSIMPQKKNPDVAELARGKCAIVNGELVTILTILKAIAYTYNRDLQEITPHLWNSIKVTKETLSIVTKMLLSVEFKTERCAELAGKNFATATDLADIMVREKQIPFRTAHKIVGRIVNEATAKDMAEEDITSKFIDDIAVELGFDELNLDDELIQRALNPVENVRIRAVPGGPAPEMVEIARDNIKDFLNVEFEKLGI; encoded by the coding sequence TTGGATAATATTAGAAATGGTCGTTTTAAAACTGGAATGACTGATGAAGCTACCTTGTATACTTCATCACTTGAAGCAGATAAACTTCTTTTTGAAGCGGATATTAAAACTAATTTTGCTCATACTTCAATGTTAAAACATGAAGGAATTGTTGATGAGGAAATTGCAGATAAAATTTTATGTGCTCTTGATTCTCTTAAACAAGAAGGTTATGATGCATTAGTATTTGACCATTCTGTTGAAGATGTTCACATGGCTATTGAAAATTATGTTACTTCTAAAATCGGCCCTGATGCTGGTTTTATGCACACTGCAAAGTCCCGTAATGACCAAGTAGCTTGTGATGTAAGATTGGTTTTAAGAGAAGAAATTATCAATATTCAAATTGGTATTTTAGAATTTATGGAAGGTCTTGTTGAAATGGCAGGAAATCACATGGAAGATGTATTCATTGGATTTACTCACTTACAACATGCTCAACCAATTACTATTGCACATCATTTAATGGCACATGTTCAAGCTCTTAAAAGAGACTATGAACGTTTAGCTGACACTTATAAACGTGTTAACTTAAACCCTTTAGGCTCTGCTGCAATGGCAACTACCAGTTTTCCAATTAATAGACAATTAACAACTGATTTACTTGGTTTTGATGCATACTTGGAAAACTCAATGGACGGTGTCTCTGCAAGAGATTTCATTGCTGAGAGTGTTTTTGACTTTGTATCATTATGTACTACTTTATCTAAAATCTGTGAAGAATTGGTTTTATGGAGTACCTATGAATTTGGTGTTATTGAAATGGCAGATGAATATTCATCAACTTCTTCTATTATGCCTCAAAAGAAAAACCCTGACGTTGCAGAGCTTGCAAGAGGTAAATGTGCAATCGTTAACGGTGAATTGGTCACTATTTTAACCATATTAAAAGCAATTGCTTATACTTATAACAGAGATTTACAAGAAATCACTCCACATTTATGGAATTCCATTAAAGTAACTAAAGAAACTTTATCTATTGTTACTAAAATGTTATTGTCTGTTGAATTTAAAACTGAAAGATGTGCTGAGCTTGCAGGTAAAAACTTCGCTACTGCAACTGATTTAGCAGATATTATGGTTCGTGAAAAACAAATTCCTTTCAGAACTGCTCATAAAATTGTTGGAAGAATTGTAAATGAAGCTACTGCTAAAGACATGGCTGAAGAAGACATTACTTCTAAATTCATTGATGATATTGCAGTTGAGTTAGGTTTTGATGAATTGAATTTAGATGATGAATTGATTCAAAGAGCTTTAAATCCTGTTGAAAACGTAAGAATTAGAGCTGTTCCTGGTGGTCCTGCACCGGAAATGGTTGAAATTGCACGTGATAATATTAAAGACTTTTTAAATGTTGAATTTGAAAAGCTTGGGATTTAA
- a CDS encoding 7-cyano-7-deazaguanine synthase produces the protein MYTKEFILKEVNTIRDEIGHDKVNIFIEELYFNETTNELWIITEDRPDKSAIIGKGGWVVGKLREKLGLESIHVESYGDFLNKNYKLKLSKKTINNLNSDLIGLKNLQQAIEDKLVNIYSFNFENYLNENEFEKAQNTEAVVALSGGVDSSFSLILAKKLGFNPIAVTVDPGTIILPKQFKNNIEKLCSALDVSHEYIKTDYSDVVEESFTGNVHPCGRCSKNTGELVKEYAKSKEIPIIIFGDMLATGSQCINLQEDSLYRLNLPASLSTGKQEIKSLIRKYDLSTFKGFGCPLLYEVHRKFPHMKKFSIQRILRETRSGALEPGEALDLIWSFYKI, from the coding sequence ATGTATACAAAAGAATTCATTTTAAAAGAAGTTAATACCATAAGAGATGAAATTGGCCACGATAAAGTAAACATATTTATCGAAGAGCTTTATTTTAACGAAACAACCAATGAATTATGGATTATTACCGAAGACAGACCTGATAAATCCGCAATTATTGGAAAAGGTGGATGGGTTGTTGGAAAACTTAGAGAAAAATTAGGTCTTGAAAGTATCCATGTTGAGTCTTACGGTGATTTTTTAAACAAAAACTACAAATTAAAATTGTCAAAAAAGACCATTAATAATTTAAATTCCGATTTAATTGGGCTTAAAAATTTACAACAAGCTATTGAAGATAAATTGGTCAATATTTACAGTTTTAACTTCGAAAATTATCTAAATGAAAATGAATTTGAAAAAGCACAAAATACAGAAGCAGTTGTTGCACTTTCCGGTGGTGTTGACAGTAGTTTTTCATTAATTTTAGCTAAAAAACTTGGTTTTAATCCTATTGCTGTTACTGTTGATCCTGGAACAATAATACTTCCAAAACAGTTTAAAAACAATATTGAAAAATTATGCTCTGCATTAGATGTATCTCACGAATATATTAAAACTGATTATTCTGATGTTGTAGAAGAATCATTTACAGGAAATGTTCACCCATGTGGGAGATGTTCAAAAAATACTGGTGAGCTTGTAAAAGAATATGCAAAATCAAAAGAAATCCCAATAATTATCTTTGGTGATATGCTTGCAACTGGTAGCCAATGCATAAATTTACAAGAGGATTCATTATATCGCTTGAACCTTCCAGCAAGTTTAAGCACAGGCAAACAAGAGATAAAATCCTTAATCAGAAAATATGATTTAAGCACATTCAAAGGTTTCGGTTGTCCACTGCTTTATGAAGTTCACAGGAAATTCCCACACATGAAGAAATTCTCAATACAAAGAATCCTTAGGGAAACCCGTTCAGGCGCATTAGAACCTGGTGAAGCACTAGATTTAATATGGAGCTTTTATAAGATTTGA